The window atgccaccgtcgatgcctactactacgtgaagaccgtcgacgaccaggagtagttaggaggctcccaggcaggaggccttgccttttcgatcgttgctacttttgtgccagccttcttaaggcaaacttgtctaacttatgtctgtactcagatattgttgcttccgctgactctggtgtattcgagcttatgtattcaagccctcgaggcccctggcttgtaatataaagcttgtattattttaaattgtgtctagagttgtgttgtgatatcttcccgtgagtccttgatcttgatcgtacacatttgcgtgtatgattagtgtacgattgaatcgagggcatcacacCGGTTCCAGGacagggactaaaggccctctggaaccgggactaaaggcccgttttctactagtgatgtatTGTTTAGGATTTCCAAGCATCTAAAAAAATTATAGCAACACAAACAATAGTCAAATTTGTATCTTGTTTCCAAATCCGAGGAGCCAAGAAATGAAAAGATTATCTATGCTATGAAGATATCTCGAAAACTAAGAGCACATTTCAGTATATTCCACATAAGTCTAGCAAATGAACAATCTAAAAAAGTTGATTAGTACTTTCTTCCTGACCACAAGATTGGCAAGCACCACTACCATGCCATCCCCTATGCATCAGGGTATCTTTGATATGCACACTATTTCTATTTCATAATAGACCGCATTTTTTATCTTCAATGTCAACTTCACTTTTCATTGGAATTTACAAGAGAAATGTACATTAACAACAATGAGCTTCTTATTCATGTTTGTGACAGTAAAAACAACATTGTTAGTAAGAAACCACTTGATATGATGAGGGGCATACTTCAGTACAACTATCGTGTTTTTCATCGACACATCCCAAGATTTAGAATTCGTTAGCTTGGACTTAAACATCATGTATGCATTTGTCTCCTATATATATTTTTCTTCTCAAAATCACCCCTTCAATATTGTATGGTTTCCATAACCATTTTGAGAGCAAAGGATTATTCATTGTTTCTAAATTCTGAACACCCAACCCTCCCAAACCGTTTGGAAGACAAACCTTCATCCGGTTAACAAGATCATATTTTCATTTATCAACATCTTGTTGCCAAAGTAACCTAGCTCTAAAGAAGCCACTCCTTTTCGTCACACCCACATGCAAAGGATAAAATAACATCATGTATCTAGGGATTTTTTTCAAACATGACCGATCAATATTGTCCTTCCTCCAATAGCTAATAATCTTCCTTACCAATCCCCGCGCCTTTTTCTTAATTTTGTCTTCCAGATTCTTCTAATCCTTTTATTAATCCTATTGCTGAATATTGGAATTGCTACATATCTCATTTGTAGATTGCCAATGTGGCAAATAAATATTGTCTTTATCATACAATTTTATTCTTGACATCACCAAACATATAaagctcgctcttatgaaagttaattttAAGTCCAGCCATTTGATCAAAACACGCACAAAATGAATTTTAAATTGTGTGTACTTTCATAACCATCTCTAAGTAGAAAAACAATATCATCAATGCACTACAACATATTTATACCCCCTTCAGTGTATTTATCAATCAATCATTTTTTTGCGGGAATCATCAATCAATCCCTTGACTATATCATCATACCTAGCATTGTGCATCAACAATGTCAAGGCATCACAACAAGATTAGAAAATTAAAGGAGACAAGGAATCCCCTTGCCCGAGCCCTTTAAAGGTTTGGAGAAAAGGACCAATATCATTATTGGCTTTTATTCCCACATGTCTATCTCTCATAAGTTTCATCTTCCGATCAATCCAAACATGAGAGAAACCTTTGTATCTACACATTTGACataaaaatgccattttattttttCATATGGTTTTTCAAAATAAACTTTAAACTAAGAGCACTTTAGTTTTTTTAACGATGCATAGTATTCAAAGTCTCACGAAGAATCAGGACTCCCTACATGATTGTCTTCCTTTCACAACAATAGTTGTATAGGTGAAATGACAAGATCAACCACCCTAGTCAACCAATTCATCTAAACTTTAGTGAATTTAAAGCTCACATTATGAAGTCAAAATGGGGTTAATTTTTTAATCTATTTGACATCGTTGCACTTATGAATCAAGGTAATTAGGCTATAATTcaatctagcaatataaaaatctACCGTGTGAAAATCATCAATGAGCCCCCCCGAATCAAATCCCAAAAATGTGGTAGACCTCAGATGCAGGAACAACGAGTTCTCCTATGCGGCTCCGGCTCCGGCGATGGTAGCGACGGATAAGGTTCCTCCACACATTGTTATTGGTGTTGGACTTAGGAGACGGTGTGTGCGTCGTCTGGATTTTTTTAGATATGGGTGGATGCTTTATGCGACTTGGTCATGTCGTCGGGGTGATGGTCGACGCTCATGATCTTTGGAGTATTTTTGGGCTTCTTCGATGTTTTTTCTCCGAAGTGGTGACTTACTACGCAGATCATGACCGTCAGTGTCTTTTGGTCTACATCGATGACTTTTTCGCCGCTGCTTCTATAAGCTCCTAGGTTTAAACAAGTTTTCTTCATCAGGATGGAGGTCCAACGGCTGAGACGAGCTTCGCTCATGGCGCGCCTCCGATGGATGTAGAAGGAAGAAGACTTTGGCACCCCTAATAAGGGATTTGATATTTTCCTTTTTCTACAATGCTTATTAATTGGCAGGACCTGTAATATTTAATATATGGCCTCATGCCTTTCGGGGTAAAATCAAAAATATGCTCCGAAGAAGAAGTTCTCCTGTGCCACATTTTTTTCCCCTAAGAAGTACTCCTTTTTGGAAGAGAAGAAGAGGATCTTCTACGCAGGAGTGTACGCAAGAGCCTGCACGAGCGAGTCGGGTCGCGATAACTATGTTTCGCTCGCGCTGATTCTTGTTAGGAATCACCTACAACGCGGCAGCTATTGGGCCGGGCTAGCATTGTACGTGAGCGCGAGTTTTTTTTCCTGTTGGTTTTTGTTCGGGTATCCACTGTTTTAGCACCGTTTTCTTTGGTTTTTCTCTGGCTTTCTTCggctttccctttttcttttcttttctttttatttttttaaacacaAGTGTAAATTTttaatacacattgtacattttcccTATGTACAGCAGAATGTTTttatacacattcaacattttttcaatacacgattaacatttttcaaatatattttttgatgTTTGTTTTTGTcacacacattgtacattttttatgCGTATAATTTTTTTTATATGCGTCTAACATTCTTCAAATACTACAAGATTAACAATTTTTATAcacttgaacatttttcaaatatctgTTAAACATTTTCCAAATTCATGTTGAAACATTTTTTAATGATACAAAGCATTTTTGTAAACTATGCTGGcattttttttacattgtataaacttTTTGTAAAGTGTCACGAACATATTTTTGAAATGTGTGAATATATTTTATGTAGCCAGCCTGACGAAACACAATGTTTAATGGGCCGGCTCTGTAGGCGACGCGGTCTTGTGTCTAAAGCGGGACATAGACTCGGCTGTCACGCACACGCGGCGGCTCGTGCCGGCACACGCTGGCAGCTGGCTGACACGGCACACTGCGGCCGCTCCCGGTTAACGGCACCGGAACTCCGGAAGCACCTTATCCGCTCCGAGCCAACCAAGCAATCCTTGGGATTTTGCCGCTCCCGCCCCCGCTCCTCGCCGGCCCGGCGACCACAGGCAGGCAGTCCACGGCCAGGATGGCGGCGTGCCCCGCCGCGACCACGTACGCGCACGGCACTCCGCGCCTCCCCTCCCTCCCCCGCGGCTTGTCCTAACAGAcgcgctcctctcctctcctctcctctccttgggTGGCATGCAGGGCTCGCGTGGGAGCAGCGCACGGAGGAGGCCTCTGGAGGAGAAGCGGGAGGAGCCCGAGCTTCCCCGCGCGCCCGGCCCGTGGCACCAGCACGGCAGCGCGCGCCTCGGAGCTGCAGcaggcccccgccgccgccgccgtcccgaccCACAAGGTCACCGTCCACGACCGGGAGCGCGGGGTCGTCCACCACTTCCTCGTGCCCCAGGTATGCATCAATGCATGCTGCTGGGTTTGCTTCGCTCTCGCCTCCTCTCGAGGTGGTGCTGATTGGTGTGCGTGCCACGGCCGCTTGCAGGACCAGTACATTCTGCACACCGCGGAGGCGCAGGACATCACGCTCCCCTTCGCCTGCCGCCATGGTAGTATTACATGCTGCCTTAATTTCTCGGCCTCCTCGTCTCATTCTCATGTTACCAATTAGCGCCAACTGAATTATAAGCTCTATTTATTTCATCTAAATCGCCGCGAATGGTTGCTGAATTTTCCTCTAGTTGGTACCAAATCGTTTAACTAGTTCTCCTATCCCTCTGGCTAGCCTATCCTCTTCATTAACTTCATATGATCTATAGAAGCTACTGAATTACGAAATTTGTGGTAATCAGGTTGCTGCACCAGCTGTGCTGTTAGGATAAAATCAGGGCAAATAAGACAGCCTGAAGCTCTTGGAATATCCGCCGACTTAAGAGAGCAGGTAAACCCACTTTGTTGTGCGTGATTGGGATCTTCATGCTCCTTACTGTCAAAACGTTTGTGTGCGGTACTAGTACAATTATTGTCCCGTGATCTGATTAGTTATGTCGTTTGTGTACGCGCTACTGTGTTACTGTCAGATGATCCAGTtaagtttcttttttttttttgaactgaTCCAGTTCAATTTtatcatttgcattgcatggtgatcagTGCAACTGTTGGACCAAGCTTTATTACACGTCGCAGTAACCTATTGTTTTATTACCAAGACAACTGATGTAGAGATGAGTTGGTGAGCAGTGACTTGTTAGGACGGATCAAGGTCGACTTCAACTCTGTCTGGTACTCTAGAATTGCCAACTTCTTTCAGTTTTATCACACGAATCGGGTGCGCTATGTGTGCTTCCTATACAGGACGAGGACATATGTTATAGGCTTCGTGAATCATTATGATTCTACCTCTGCAAACTGAAATCATGTTGATGTTGCAATTGTATGGCTTCCTTTTCAGGGCTATGCTTTGTTATGTGTTGGTTACCCATCCTCTGATCTTGAAGTTGAAACGCAAGATGAAGATGAGGCAAGCAATTCTCTTAAGACGCCTAATGAATTTCTAGTTCAAATATGCTATAGGAACTAGTATGAAATATTCTTCTGAATTCCGATGATTGCGCGTCTATCTCAATTTGTAGGTATATTGGCTCCAGTTTGGAAGATACTTTGCGCGGGGGCCTGTTGTAAGTATAGCCAACTTTGCTTATTTGAGAAGAGCGGTTTCATGTTATTGGCACCCCTCTCTCCTTAAATATGTGCATCTTTCAAACTTTGCTGAGATGAAATCGACCCGTCTTTCTATTTCAGGACAGAGATGATTACGCGCTAGAGCTTGCAATGGGAGACGAGTGAAACGTGACTGACAGGTTGGAGCCATCACAAACTTGAGTCTCTGCAACCTCATCCAATTCTGACACTCTGTCTCCACTCTTTTCAGCGGTATGGTTTTTAAGCTGCGGTTTGTAGGTTATATAGAGTTGCAAAAAAGACTTGATTTGCAAGTggagaaagaagagaaaacaaaAAGACCCCTCTGCTCAATGCTCTCTGTGTTTTTGCAAATTTGCTGTGCAAATATGCTTCTTGCAGAGATGCCATCCTTTTTGCTCCTCTGTATTCACAGTAGACGAAGAACGCTATGGACTGTATGTATGTAAAAAGCTGTGAACTTGTAGTACCTACTTATTTAGCACCTCAACTCGATCTTGAGTGCAACGAAATGATGCTTCTGGCTGTGAAGGCGGGACGTTTCAGTTGATGTTGATTATTATTCTGTAGCTTCAGAGTGGTTGAATGCCTAGCCTGTAGGAATGTGGTCGACAACATACATTTCTAATGGTAGCGATATATAGGAGCACAACTCAGAAGTTGTTAAATTTTAAAAATTATTTTGAGTGCATTAACATGATATATGTCCAGCTAGCATGTATGAGATTGTCATCTACGGTGCTCATCCTTGGATATGGATACGAAATACGGGAAAAGAACATTTTCCAAAAATGGACTCACATGGATAAGGCAAGTATATGTATAGGCGGTGAATAAAATGGTTCAACGACGCATTACAAACCAAATTAAtaataagtgttggaaatatgagcaatttaccaaatgattttattaacagaaatactagataaagcatgactaatatagaagagataaaacaagtcatgcgttctgacagagagaaggtaaatagcttctgcatatatgaaccgtagcctatcatatTTAAAGCACACAGTATAACAAGTagtatatatgaagtagaacctaacatgtgtaggacaaggactagaatAAGGAACTGTGAcagaacctttaacaggaaagacaagaacacgtacgggacagcagcagcagaagcgctggacttggggtcggtgtcctcgcctgccatgtcgtcgaggaggtcctggacgtcggggaagaagtcgtcgtcggggaagtagtcgtcggtgaccggatcgtccgtgatgaagcagccagtagtcgcgctgagcgctccccaaaaaccttatcacccttctcccgtacaggactcaaaaggtgcggtttcggaggcctactgtcccgacgtgcggtgcacgccgcaagccgggatgggaaagatcgtag is drawn from Triticum dicoccoides isolate Atlit2015 ecotype Zavitan chromosome 4A, WEW_v2.0, whole genome shotgun sequence and contains these coding sequences:
- the LOC119287059 gene encoding ferredoxin C 2, chloroplastic-like; its protein translation is MAACPAATTARVGAAHGGGLWRRSGRSPSFPARPARGTSTAARASELQQAPAAAAVPTHKVTVHDRERGVVHHFLVPQDQYILHTAEAQDITLPFACRHGCCTSCAVRIKSGQIRQPEALGISADLREQGYALLCVGYPSSDLEVETQDEDEVYWLQFGRYFARGPVDRDDYALELAMGDE